Within Carassius carassius chromosome 8, fCarCar2.1, whole genome shotgun sequence, the genomic segment CCGTGACCTGTACACTTTCTGGCCTGCACTGGCCCAGTGTGTGTTTCGTTTGGGACGGGACACGGAGCAGTGTGACGTCACTCTGGAGTCCATGATCGTGTCCCGTGTCCATGCAGAGCTCCATGTGGAAAGAGAAACTGATGGCTCTGGAGAAGAGAGCTGGAGAGTGCAAGTGAAGGACCGCAGCAGTTATGGTGTGTgttgcacacatatatattacattaccatcaatataatgaatatatttatatacatatacacacacatatacatatatgtatagttcatttgtgtttttatacAAATACATTGAAATTGTCATTATAAATGGtcacacatctacacacacacacacacacacacacatatatatatatatatataaatatatctcaactgtattaaataattacatatgtATAGATGTgtaattgcaaaaaatatatatatgtgtatatatataatttttaatgtattaaatcatatataatgggtgtgtttatttttatatatatatatatatacacaaacatacagacaTTAATTGAGAAACAttaagtttaataaaaacattaattgtgatttcaaaatatacagaaatataatttattatttatatattataattataactatattatttatgtaatagatatataatatttatatagatatatatatatatttatatacatggaTATAAATATTGAGAaccattttattgatgatttatttacacacacacacacctatatatatatatatatatatataatatatgaaatttaaatgcaatatttaatactgaaattattaatattttttttgtatattttgcttTAACTCTGTACTCTAAACAGTATTTTTATGTGAACATGACCGACACGATTGCATTCTGGAACACATGTAGGTTATTTTATTACGAGCTCCAATATAGAATATAAAGTCTCTTCTAaaagtttctctttttttcctcagGCACGTGGGTAAATGACATGCGCCTCCAACAAGGGGTCTTAAAGGAAATCTTAGATGGTGACACGCTCACCATCGGCGGCCAATCAGGACGAGCGAGTCCAGAGTTCTACTTCCTCTTCCAGAAAGTACGGGTTCGTCCGCTGGACTTCGACGCCATCACTGTGCCCAAAGCAGGTTCCTTCTCATCAGACATAAAGAACCGGATCAGAACGAGCTCGGACCGTAAACCGGACCCAGCTCTGGAGATCTCAAAGCAGTCCATCAACAGAGCCACGGTCATCCTCAACTCCATCGGCAGCCTGAGCAAGATGAACGGCAGCTGCTGGACCTTCAAGAAGAACCAAAATACAAGCACCTTGAACACTCCAGCGTTCACCGCTCTGGCTCCGCCCACGACTCCGCCTCCTTTCCAGGCCGCTGGAGAGATTTCATCCAAGTCTGTCCCGCTGTCCTCAAAGAGCCGACGCAAGTCCGCTCACACGGTTCTGCTGGAGGACGACAGCTCGGACGATCCCTCGAGCCGCAGAGACCTGGAGGACGGACGCAGGGGACAAGCCAAGAAAAGACGCCGGCTTTACAAGTCAGAGTCAGAGGTGTTTCAGCCCCCTCTGCCCAAACTGGAGCAGAACTGCCAGTCACAGATGGACGTGAGCAAACACTCCAGCAGCAGCATTTACAGTGTGCCCTCCAACCAGCAGTTCAGTCACATCGTCAACATATCGAGTCACACCAGAGGCGACGGCGTCAGTGTGTCGCCCCTCCGCCTGCAGAAGCCCTGCTTGTCTGGTCCTGGCCGGAGACCGAGGGCTCACAGCTCGCCCGTGTTCACCACCTTCAGGATGGGAGGTGAGAATTATAACCTGACCTCTCCGTCAGCGAGGATGAGCAAGACCGAGAACGCCAGGGGAGTGATCTCTCGCTTTCAGACCTCTACTGGGTGAGTGATACTTACAGAAGAGATTCTCACAGGCTTGAAGAACCTGGAAAAAACAACAGGGGTTTGTGAATCTGACGCCCACATGACTAttctaaaataaagaaatatattggAAAATTATAGGAATTAATATTTCTAATAGGGAGTATCTAattcattttgtttattaatttgaaatatactgctcagaaaaataaaggaaacaccTGTGGGTTGCATTTTGTGTTTAagtgttccctttatttttttgagcattTTGTGATTTCCGGGCCTGGAAAATGTCtagaaattattaatattaaatcttTATTCTAAAATCTTTATTctattagaaatattataaaactaGTTAATATTTCTGATTaactaatatttttttcaaactcaTTATTCCGTTTATTAAAAGGAAATATCAGGATAATTTGTGATTTCAAGGcctgaaaaaatatattgtaGTCAATAAAACCTTTGTCttatagaaatgtaaatgtatctaaaaacaatgaaataaaaatgtaacattaaagttattcatatttataatagTGGATATATTGTAGGATTTATGGAAATTAATAAGATCTTTATTCTATGATGAAGATTATTTGTAAGCGGggtgaaatttttatttatatgtatatttaaaaatttaaagtcatttatatttctaatattttttataattgtattaacaAAATATCAAGGAATTTCAGGGAATTCTACAATAAACATGAAAcatattagaaaaatataaatatattaaatttaaagtcAGTAACACTTATAATAAGAATATAGTTTTGTAATTAATATCAGGGAATTTGTGATTGGACCATTTATGAAAATTTatcaaatcattctaaaataaagatcttctaccaaaaaaaaaaaaaatctaataaaactaaAGTAATTGAAATGACTATTCAGAAGTATGTTTTATGCATTAAtctgatttataaaaataaaacatcagagGATTTGTTATATCCAAACCTGaataataaatggaaagaaataaaaatatttttttcttaaagatcCAAAATCCAGAtccaaaaacaattatattataattttaaaaagtatgaaaatataatttatagatATAAAGTCATTCAGATTTCTAATCaatagtatatttttatttagttgcaTTTATTAATGCATGATTTCCTCTGCAGGCGTCGACGTGGAAGGCCTAGAAAACACCCGCTGCCACAGCCTTCCCTGCCGCCTCCCTCTTCATCATCCTCGTCtagctcctcctcttcctcctcctcatcatcatcctctgaAGATGAAGAGGTGGCGGTGGCTCAGGGAGTGGAGCCGTGTGCAGCGGCTCGCTGTCGTCTCCCGCAGCAGGACACTGTGCAGTGGATCCAGTGTGACGACTGTGACGCCTGGTATCACCTCGACTGTTTACCACACAACCACAACCGAGCCTCGCTGCTCCTCGACCCCAGCGCAGACTTCCACTGCGGCTGCCACTGAGCACCGCCTCCGCTTCCTCTGCTTTACAGCTTCTAGTAAACCAAATGCTCTCAAACATTGTTAATATCACAAGGACTGGCAGATCTGTTGCGTCCTGGCATCTACAGTGCAAACCTCAGATGTTTTCTGCAGTGGTGCTAATTGCTTTGAACTGATTTGGATGAAATGAGGGTGATGGATTTCAAGAGCATCCCATTACAACACCTGATGCTTTCTGACTGTTTCTGATAGATATGTACTCAATATACGCAAGAATGAAATCTTCAAAATGCTGAAAAATCTAAATAAGTATGAATATGAAAATGGAGTTTATATTTTTAGAAGAATGGATGAATTGAGTCTTTGATTCAGATATCGAGGAGGATTTCGCTGGGTTTGGTAACTAGATACTGGTTGTTAAACATGCTTTGCCGACATATTAGCTGGTGTATAATATGTTATCATTGAATACTGTATGTTTGCAAATGGGCAATGAGGATCTATATATAATATTCTGTCTTATTCAAGGGTTTCATTAGCATTACTTTGCTTTTTTGTAATTTCAGAATCAGAAAATTTAATAACAGCTAAACCTTAAATCACTCCAAACATTTCTATGGtcatatttttaaaggaatagttcaccgcCAAATATGAAAgtttgctgaaaatatactcaccctcaagctgttTCTTTATTAGAAGAGATTTTGAGAAATTCAGCAATTCATCAGTTGTTCACCAAATGGATGctctgcactgaatgggtgccgtcagaatgagagtccacacagctgataaaaacatcacagaaatccacagcactccaatccatcagttaaTGACTTGAGAAGTGATAAgctttgtgtttgtaaaaaaaacaaatccattattaagatgtttttaactttaaacggtCACTTCTGTCTAAAATACCAGTTCGTAATCCAACATTTCCTCCAGTGATAGTCCATCGCCTTTTGTCcgctcacatcaaaatccacccacacatTAGTTTGGAACTGTTTTGGCTTGTCAATGGTGCTTGTTCTGTGCAGTTTTCTCCCACAATTTAGACGGTTCAATAGATGatgacttgtattttagctggaatAAGTTCAAACATCTTATATTTGTTTCTTCccattacttgtgatgtttttatcagctgtttggacgctcattctgacggcacccattcacttcagaggatgagcaagtgatgtaatgttaccTTTTTCCAAACCTGTTCTCATGAAGAAACGGACTCCTCTACATCTCAGATGAAGGTGATGACTTTTTCAGCAGTTgatcatttctgaatgaattctTCCTCTAAGCGTGACGTGGCTTGCACACATGATTGTCAGTTGTTTCTTGGAATGTGGCCTGTTATTAACTCCAGCTTTGTTTCGGATCTCGACTAACCCTGTGTAGCTGTATCTGTCTATAAGAATAGAGTCTCTGGTATGAATGTTAAAAGATACTTTCACTGTCTTCACTTTAACTCAATATTCTAGAAATGACAAATGACTCCTGTCACAATGTTTGTCTTGTTGGGAATCAAgggataaataaaaactatatttaaatctgatctgtgtgtttgtgaggagCTTATCCTCTGATTAGTGCTGTGTTCTTGTGGAACAGCAAAACTGAACTGTGTGAATATAAATGTACTATTACAGCAATATGATAGTATGTcaagcatttctcattttcagtCTTGATCTATGATTTAAAAAACATGACGATGAAATAACTTCTTATCTGCATGtaatatattcaattatagttcattaacatttattatcattttaaacagTTCTTTGAAATTGCATGTTTTCAGCATTTTTAAACGTaagttttgaaatttaaaaccgttcttttaaattgaaaaattctaaaatatatatatattttttgttatgaaCTACAATCAGAACATTAAGTGGCATAAAAAGTAGCTAGTATCACCCTCTTAAAATTGACTTCGATGTCTTGATCTTAATGAATTACAATCATACATATTATGTAAATTTGAAAATGTGTTGAGTTGATATTTGGTtttaaaacaccatttttaaccAATTCTAAATTACCAATTTAATCGTGTCCAACATTTAGTGCAACCTATTTAACTATTTTACTTTGGTAAAGACTGCAAATACAATATTTGTACTTGTACACTGAAATACTGCAAGGGAACAgcaaaaaaatgtgaataaaaacctGAAACCTTATGCATATCATAACCTGAAATCCCAATGTTGCAAACCATTTCTCAACCACCCTTACCTAGttgacatttattatttataaacctGTTTTCTTCTGCATCCGTGGCACAGTTTAGCCAGAGTAGATTATTGCTGTTGTCCTGCTGTTATAAATCCATACAGCTGACTCCAGAACAATTCCTCTGACCTTTATGAAGTCTGTGACCCAAACGTCTGAAGCACCTTTTGTCACTCCTCATCCGTCACATGTGTCCAGTCTCTGAGCGTGACTGTGTGTGTGGGAGACGTCTGTAACACTCTGACCCTGAGGTCACTGGAGTCTG encodes:
- the LOC132145026 gene encoding transcription factor 19-like, yielding MSSGVQPCFQLLRIGLSDTNTSNAQGNASSDSVRDLYTFWPALAQCVFRLGRDTEQCDVTLESMIVSRVHAELHVERETDGSGEESWRVQVKDRSSYGTWVNDMRLQQGVLKEILDGDTLTIGGQSGRASPEFYFLFQKVRVRPLDFDAITVPKAGSFSSDIKNRIRTSSDRKPDPALEISKQSINRATVILNSIGSLSKMNGSCWTFKKNQNTSTLNTPAFTALAPPTTPPPFQAAGEISSKSVPLSSKSRRKSAHTVLLEDDSSDDPSSRRDLEDGRRGQAKKRRRLYKSESEVFQPPLPKLEQNCQSQMDVSKHSSSSIYSVPSNQQFSHIVNISSHTRGDGVSVSPLRLQKPCLSGPGRRPRAHSSPVFTTFRMGGENYNLTSPSARMSKTENARGVISRFQTSTGRRRGRPRKHPLPQPSLPPPSSSSSSSSSSSSSSSSSSEDEEVAVAQGVEPCAAARCRLPQQDTVQWIQCDDCDAWYHLDCLPHNHNRASLLLDPSADFHCGCH